In Lasioglossum baleicum chromosome 19, iyLasBale1, whole genome shotgun sequence, the following proteins share a genomic window:
- the Rpp30 gene encoding ribonuclease P protein subunit Rpp30 isoform X1: protein MIPTNCNLNKRLFILILQQTGRFNIVEKIQVLWTNFDIVPDNPDCFNNEHNPKKDSHLDIFNILRSMDIRQTVGFYDLCVNDPSDRQNLYIVLSRLYELGFKTVALNVNLDESAVVPDKKKKKKNDEGESLQSILLNTFDIETVKRDFDGKLKIFNRITFLCSDPAKTHILNHCAGLKKYDLYAFVPRTQNALQFACTQLNCDIITLRASSTTFKLNRKLYKQAIERGVHFEIQYADLLNTEFRKHTIHYAHLFHTYGKSKNVILSSGVNDAKTIRNPYDLINLSHILGLNEIQAKASVLHQCKKLLLRAERRRRGKAAFIIEEEKEAADDNEDDGGLP, encoded by the exons aTGATTCCTACAAATTGTAATCTAAACAAACGTTTATTTATACTCATTCTCCAGCAGACTGGTCGGTTTAACATCGTAgagaaaattcaagtcctttggaccaattttgaTATTGTTCCCGACAATCCCGACTGTTTTAATAACGAACATAACCCAAAGAAAGATTCACACTTGGACAT attcaataTACTTCGCAGCATGGATATTAGACAAACTGTAGGATTCTACGATCTATGCGTAAACGATCCGAGTGACAGACAGAATTTATATATTGTTTTGTCAAGATTGTACGAGTTAGGATTTAAAACAGTAGCATTAAATGTTAATTTAGATGAAAGTGCCGTTGTGCCAgataagaagaagaaaaagaaaaatgacgAAGGGGAATCCCTTCAGAGTATTCTACTAAATACATTTGATATAGAAACCGTCAAAAGGGATTTTGacggaaaattgaaaatctttaaTCGAATTACGTTTCTTTGTTCCGATCCAGCAAAGACGCATATATTAAATCATTGTGCAGGCTTAAAGAAATACGATCTGTACGCTTTTGTTCCGAGAACACAGAATGCATTACAGTTTGCATGCACTCAATTAAACTGTGATATAATTACATTGAGAGCATCTTCTACAACTTTCAAACTGAATCGAAAGCTGTACAAACAAGCTATCGAGAGAGGGGTACATTTTGAAATTCAGTATGCAGATCTGTTGAACACGGAATTTCGAAAACATACTATACATTATGCACACTTGTTCCATACATATGGAAAAAGTAAG AATGTTATACTATCTAGCGGTGTTAATGATGCCAAAACAATTAGAAACCCatacgatttaattaatttatcacACATACTTGGCTTGAATGAAATTCAAGCTAAAGCGTCGGTATTGCATCAATGTAAAAAGCTTCTTCTGAGAGCAG